One window of the Micropterus dolomieu isolate WLL.071019.BEF.003 ecotype Adirondacks linkage group LG08, ASM2129224v1, whole genome shotgun sequence genome contains the following:
- the srpk3 gene encoding SRSF protein kinase 3 isoform X1 — MLIAAIGAANGNTAATGKKHRRRGKKHRRVRTDENRPDDLCDLQTLNANSSLPPTLSQSCPQTTRLPSRNTLETTTSPGNTQTYTEDVQESTPAPLQNAPLTTSLPTESTLFPPQSVPRPPSPPPQHTLKTTPALLDTVDTPGAPLVAPESTLQSALLLPVNTPLTAPVIPQIFSQSPPTTSQNPTHSPSPSPPAVTKQDSSRLPHRTLQNVTQSLSDERTDPFKSPPTLPHDITHNASELLSAQHPARAPPTPPVSPSHPDPFPLTAVTFTSSVSSHLYSPGASSSASFPCSLDSLDPPIGLLPMMSSATPQLTTPPPNLSPPPPALTPPPAQLLGSDDEEQEDPSDYCKGGYYPVMIGDLFNGRYHVVRKLGWGHFSTVWLCWDLQKKRFVALKVVKSAPHYTETALDEIKLLRCVRDSDPSDPYRETIVQLIDDFKISGVNGVHVCMVLEVLGHQLLKWIIKSNYMGLPLICVKTIIRQVLQGLDYLHTKCKIIHTDIKPENILLDVDEVYIRRLAAEATIWQKAGAPPPSGSSVSMAPRDLQVGKLSKNKKKKLKRKAKRQQRLLEERLEDIQVLQYNCSTDRKRMEEEDCVLLQPDDTDSNCSLVVNGNNNFCSTANSKASPESTCSWLEDRCNGHAPGRFSSPASGLSGFSSSVISATSESALSIQSGCSSGRDVFSASDFVLSPLDPQNAHKLRVKIADLGNACWVHKHFTEDIQTRQYRALEVLIGAEYGPPADIWSTACMAFELATGDYLFEPHSGEDYTRDEDHIAHIIELLGPIPLPFALSGRYSREYFNRKGELRHISSLKPWALFEVLLEKYEWPLDQAAQFSDFLLTMLDLQPDRRATAAQCLQHAWLLT; from the exons ATGCTGATAG CAGCTATTGGTGCAGCAAACGGAAACACGGCCGCCACTGGTAAGAAACACCGGCGGCGAGGCAAGAAACACAGGAGAGTCCGAACAGACGAGAACCG GCCTGATGATCTCTGTGACCTTCAGACTCTAAATGCCAACAGCAGCCTCCCCCCGACATTGTCGCAGAGTTGCCCCCAAACGACCAGGCTGCCCTCCCGAAATACTCTAGAAACCACCACATCGCCAGGAAATACGCAAACGTATACCGAAGATGTCCAAGAATCCACCCCAGCACCCCTACAAAACGCCCCACTCACCACTTCGTTGCCCACAGAAAGCACCCTGTTTCCCCCCCAGAGTGTCCCCCGGCCCCCCTCGCCACCTCCACAGCACACCCTAAAGACCACACCAGCTCTTCTAGATACAGTAGATACCCCTGGAGCTCCGCTTGTGGCTCCTGAAAGTACCCTCCAGTCAGCCCTGCTGCTCCCCGTGAACACCCCCCTGACAGCGCCAGTGATTCCTCAGATTTTCAGCCAATCACCTCCCACCACATCTCAAAATCCCACCCACAGCCCCAGCCCATCACCGCCAGCTGTTACCAAACAGGATTCCTCCAGATTGCCTCACAGAACTCTCCAAAATGTCACTCAGAGTCTTTCTGACGAGCGAACGGATCCCTTTAAATCACCTCCAACCTTACCGCACGatattacccacaatgcatcGGAATTACTTTCTGCCCAGCATCCTGCCAGAGCTCCTCCCACTCCTCCAGTAAGCCCCTCCCACCCTGACCCGTTCCCGCTGACCGCGGTGACCTTCACCTCCAGCGTCTCCTCCCACCTCTACTCCCCTGGCGCGTCCTCTTCCGCCTCCTTCCCCTGCTCCCTTGACTCTCTGGATCCCCCCATTGGTTTGCTTCCCATGATGTCATCAGCCACCCCTCAACTGACCACACCCCCTCCCAATTTGAGCCCTCCCCCTCCGGCGTTAACCCCACCCCCTGCACAGCTGCTGGGCTCTGACGATGAAGAGCAGGAAGACCCGTCAGATTACTGCAAAG GTGGTTACTACCCAGTGATGATCGGTGATCTGTTTAACGGGAGGTACCATGTGGTCCGAAAACTGGGCTGGGGACATTTTTCTACAGTCTGGCTCTGCTGGGACCTGCA gaAGAAGCGTTTTGTGGCGTTGAAGGTGGTGAAAAGCGCTCCGCATTACACCGAGACGGCTCTGGATGAGATCAAGCTGCTCAGATGT GTGAGAGACAGTGACCCCTCTGACCCCTATAGAGAAACCATCGTCCAGCTGATCGACGACTTCAAGATCTCTGGAGTCAACGGAGTCC ATGTCTGCATGGTTCTGGAAGTTTTGGGTCATCAGCTGTTAAAGTGGATCATTAAGTCAAACTACATGGGACTTCCCCTGATCTGTGTCAAGACCATCATCAGACAG GTGCTGCAGGGTCTGGACTACCTCCACACTAAGTGTAAGATCATCCACACTGACATCAAACCAGAGAACATCTTATTGGACGTCGATGAGGTTTACATCAGGAGACTGGCGGCTGAGGCAACCATCTGGCAGAAAGCTGGAGCCCCGCCCCCTTCCGGGTCATCAG ttAGCATGGCTCCCAGGGATCTACAG gtCGGTAAGCTGTctaagaacaagaagaagaagctgaagAGGAAAGCGAAGCGTCAACAGAGACTGTTGGAGGAGAGACTGGAGGATATACAGGTACTGCAGTACAACTGTAGTACTGATAGAAAG aggatggaggaggaagactgtGTGTTGTTACAACCTGACGACACAGACAGTAACT GTTCTCTGGTCGTCAATGGCAACAACAATTTCTGCTCCACAGCCAACAGCAAAGCCAGCCCAGAGTCCACCTGCTCCTGGTTGGAGGACAGGTGTAACGGCCACGCCCCCGGGCGGTTCTCCAGCCCCGCCTCTGGCCTATCGGGGTTCTCCAGCTCTGTGATATCAGCGACGTCTGAGTCAGCACTTTCTATTCAGTCAGGATGCTCTAGCGGGCGAGACg tgttcagCGCTTCAGACTTCGTCCTCAGTCCGCTGGATCCTCAGAACGCCCACAAGCTGAGAGTGAAGATCGCGGATCTGGGAAATGCATGCTGGGTG CACAAACACTTCACAGAGGACATCCAGACCAGACAGTACCGAGCTCTGGAGGTTCTGATTGGAGCAGAGTATGGACCGCCTGCTGACATCTGGAGCACCGCCTGCATG GCGTTTGAGTTGGCGACGGGAGATTACCTGTTTGAACCTCATTCAGGAGAAGATTACACCAGAGACGAAG atcaCATCGCTCACATCATCGAGCTGCTCGGCCCGATTCCTCTGCCCTTCGCTTTGTCTGGCAGGTACTCCAGAGAGTACTTCAACAGGAAAG GTGAGCTGCGTCACATCTCCAGCCTGAAGCCGTGGGCTCTGTTCGAGGTTCTGCTGGAGAAGTACGAGTGGCCGCTCGATCAGGCGGCTCAGTTCAGCGACTTCCTGCTGACCATGTTGGATCTGCAGCCTGACCGCAGAGCGACAGCAGCGCAGTGTCTGCAGCATGCGTGGCtgctcacataa
- the srpk3 gene encoding SRSF protein kinase 3 isoform X4 — protein MLIAAIGAANGNTAATGKKHRRRGKKHRRVRTDENRPDDLCDLQTLNANSSLPPTLSQSCPQTTRLPSRNTLETTTSPGNTQTYTEDVQESTPAPLQNAPLTTSLPTESTLFPPQSVPRPPSPPPQHTLKTTPALLDTVDTPGAPLVAPESTLQSALLLPVNTPLTAPVIPQIFSQSPPTTSQNPTHSPSPSPPAVTKQDSSRLPHRTLQNVTQSLSDERTDPFKSPPTLPHDITHNASELLSAQHPARAPPTPPVSPSHPDPFPLTAVTFTSSVSSHLYSPGASSSASFPCSLDSLDPPIGLLPMMSSATPQLTTPPPNLSPPPPALTPPPAQLLGSDDEEQEDPSDYCKGGYYPVMIGDLFNGRYHVVRKLGWGHFSTVWLCWDLQKKRFVALKVVKSAPHYTETALDEIKLLRCVRDSDPSDPYRETIVQLIDDFKISGVNGVHVCMVLEVLGHQLLKWIIKSNYMGLPLICVKTIIRQVLQGLDYLHTKCKIIHTDIKPENILLDVDEVYIRRLAAEATIWQKAGAPPPSGSSVSMAPRDLQVGKLSKNKKKKLKRKAKRQQRLLEERLEDIQRMEEEDCVLLQPDDTDSNCSLVVNGNNNFCSTANSKASPESTCSWLEDRCNGHAPGRFSSPASGLSGFSSSVISATSESALSIQSGCSSGRDVFSASDFVLSPLDPQNAHKLRVKIADLGNACWVHKHFTEDIQTRQYRALEVLIGAEYGPPADIWSTACMAFELATGDYLFEPHSGEDYTRDEDHIAHIIELLGPIPLPFALSGRYSREYFNRKGELRHISSLKPWALFEVLLEKYEWPLDQAAQFSDFLLTMLDLQPDRRATAAQCLQHAWLLT, from the exons ATGCTGATAG CAGCTATTGGTGCAGCAAACGGAAACACGGCCGCCACTGGTAAGAAACACCGGCGGCGAGGCAAGAAACACAGGAGAGTCCGAACAGACGAGAACCG GCCTGATGATCTCTGTGACCTTCAGACTCTAAATGCCAACAGCAGCCTCCCCCCGACATTGTCGCAGAGTTGCCCCCAAACGACCAGGCTGCCCTCCCGAAATACTCTAGAAACCACCACATCGCCAGGAAATACGCAAACGTATACCGAAGATGTCCAAGAATCCACCCCAGCACCCCTACAAAACGCCCCACTCACCACTTCGTTGCCCACAGAAAGCACCCTGTTTCCCCCCCAGAGTGTCCCCCGGCCCCCCTCGCCACCTCCACAGCACACCCTAAAGACCACACCAGCTCTTCTAGATACAGTAGATACCCCTGGAGCTCCGCTTGTGGCTCCTGAAAGTACCCTCCAGTCAGCCCTGCTGCTCCCCGTGAACACCCCCCTGACAGCGCCAGTGATTCCTCAGATTTTCAGCCAATCACCTCCCACCACATCTCAAAATCCCACCCACAGCCCCAGCCCATCACCGCCAGCTGTTACCAAACAGGATTCCTCCAGATTGCCTCACAGAACTCTCCAAAATGTCACTCAGAGTCTTTCTGACGAGCGAACGGATCCCTTTAAATCACCTCCAACCTTACCGCACGatattacccacaatgcatcGGAATTACTTTCTGCCCAGCATCCTGCCAGAGCTCCTCCCACTCCTCCAGTAAGCCCCTCCCACCCTGACCCGTTCCCGCTGACCGCGGTGACCTTCACCTCCAGCGTCTCCTCCCACCTCTACTCCCCTGGCGCGTCCTCTTCCGCCTCCTTCCCCTGCTCCCTTGACTCTCTGGATCCCCCCATTGGTTTGCTTCCCATGATGTCATCAGCCACCCCTCAACTGACCACACCCCCTCCCAATTTGAGCCCTCCCCCTCCGGCGTTAACCCCACCCCCTGCACAGCTGCTGGGCTCTGACGATGAAGAGCAGGAAGACCCGTCAGATTACTGCAAAG GTGGTTACTACCCAGTGATGATCGGTGATCTGTTTAACGGGAGGTACCATGTGGTCCGAAAACTGGGCTGGGGACATTTTTCTACAGTCTGGCTCTGCTGGGACCTGCA gaAGAAGCGTTTTGTGGCGTTGAAGGTGGTGAAAAGCGCTCCGCATTACACCGAGACGGCTCTGGATGAGATCAAGCTGCTCAGATGT GTGAGAGACAGTGACCCCTCTGACCCCTATAGAGAAACCATCGTCCAGCTGATCGACGACTTCAAGATCTCTGGAGTCAACGGAGTCC ATGTCTGCATGGTTCTGGAAGTTTTGGGTCATCAGCTGTTAAAGTGGATCATTAAGTCAAACTACATGGGACTTCCCCTGATCTGTGTCAAGACCATCATCAGACAG GTGCTGCAGGGTCTGGACTACCTCCACACTAAGTGTAAGATCATCCACACTGACATCAAACCAGAGAACATCTTATTGGACGTCGATGAGGTTTACATCAGGAGACTGGCGGCTGAGGCAACCATCTGGCAGAAAGCTGGAGCCCCGCCCCCTTCCGGGTCATCAG ttAGCATGGCTCCCAGGGATCTACAG gtCGGTAAGCTGTctaagaacaagaagaagaagctgaagAGGAAAGCGAAGCGTCAACAGAGACTGTTGGAGGAGAGACTGGAGGATATACAG aggatggaggaggaagactgtGTGTTGTTACAACCTGACGACACAGACAGTAACT GTTCTCTGGTCGTCAATGGCAACAACAATTTCTGCTCCACAGCCAACAGCAAAGCCAGCCCAGAGTCCACCTGCTCCTGGTTGGAGGACAGGTGTAACGGCCACGCCCCCGGGCGGTTCTCCAGCCCCGCCTCTGGCCTATCGGGGTTCTCCAGCTCTGTGATATCAGCGACGTCTGAGTCAGCACTTTCTATTCAGTCAGGATGCTCTAGCGGGCGAGACg tgttcagCGCTTCAGACTTCGTCCTCAGTCCGCTGGATCCTCAGAACGCCCACAAGCTGAGAGTGAAGATCGCGGATCTGGGAAATGCATGCTGGGTG CACAAACACTTCACAGAGGACATCCAGACCAGACAGTACCGAGCTCTGGAGGTTCTGATTGGAGCAGAGTATGGACCGCCTGCTGACATCTGGAGCACCGCCTGCATG GCGTTTGAGTTGGCGACGGGAGATTACCTGTTTGAACCTCATTCAGGAGAAGATTACACCAGAGACGAAG atcaCATCGCTCACATCATCGAGCTGCTCGGCCCGATTCCTCTGCCCTTCGCTTTGTCTGGCAGGTACTCCAGAGAGTACTTCAACAGGAAAG GTGAGCTGCGTCACATCTCCAGCCTGAAGCCGTGGGCTCTGTTCGAGGTTCTGCTGGAGAAGTACGAGTGGCCGCTCGATCAGGCGGCTCAGTTCAGCGACTTCCTGCTGACCATGTTGGATCTGCAGCCTGACCGCAGAGCGACAGCAGCGCAGTGTCTGCAGCATGCGTGGCtgctcacataa
- the srpk3 gene encoding SRSF protein kinase 3 isoform X2 codes for MLIAIGAANGNTAATGKKHRRRGKKHRRVRTDENRPDDLCDLQTLNANSSLPPTLSQSCPQTTRLPSRNTLETTTSPGNTQTYTEDVQESTPAPLQNAPLTTSLPTESTLFPPQSVPRPPSPPPQHTLKTTPALLDTVDTPGAPLVAPESTLQSALLLPVNTPLTAPVIPQIFSQSPPTTSQNPTHSPSPSPPAVTKQDSSRLPHRTLQNVTQSLSDERTDPFKSPPTLPHDITHNASELLSAQHPARAPPTPPVSPSHPDPFPLTAVTFTSSVSSHLYSPGASSSASFPCSLDSLDPPIGLLPMMSSATPQLTTPPPNLSPPPPALTPPPAQLLGSDDEEQEDPSDYCKGGYYPVMIGDLFNGRYHVVRKLGWGHFSTVWLCWDLQKKRFVALKVVKSAPHYTETALDEIKLLRCVRDSDPSDPYRETIVQLIDDFKISGVNGVHVCMVLEVLGHQLLKWIIKSNYMGLPLICVKTIIRQVLQGLDYLHTKCKIIHTDIKPENILLDVDEVYIRRLAAEATIWQKAGAPPPSGSSVSMAPRDLQVGKLSKNKKKKLKRKAKRQQRLLEERLEDIQVLQYNCSTDRKRMEEEDCVLLQPDDTDSNCSLVVNGNNNFCSTANSKASPESTCSWLEDRCNGHAPGRFSSPASGLSGFSSSVISATSESALSIQSGCSSGRDVFSASDFVLSPLDPQNAHKLRVKIADLGNACWVHKHFTEDIQTRQYRALEVLIGAEYGPPADIWSTACMAFELATGDYLFEPHSGEDYTRDEDHIAHIIELLGPIPLPFALSGRYSREYFNRKGELRHISSLKPWALFEVLLEKYEWPLDQAAQFSDFLLTMLDLQPDRRATAAQCLQHAWLLT; via the exons ATGCTGATAG CTATTGGTGCAGCAAACGGAAACACGGCCGCCACTGGTAAGAAACACCGGCGGCGAGGCAAGAAACACAGGAGAGTCCGAACAGACGAGAACCG GCCTGATGATCTCTGTGACCTTCAGACTCTAAATGCCAACAGCAGCCTCCCCCCGACATTGTCGCAGAGTTGCCCCCAAACGACCAGGCTGCCCTCCCGAAATACTCTAGAAACCACCACATCGCCAGGAAATACGCAAACGTATACCGAAGATGTCCAAGAATCCACCCCAGCACCCCTACAAAACGCCCCACTCACCACTTCGTTGCCCACAGAAAGCACCCTGTTTCCCCCCCAGAGTGTCCCCCGGCCCCCCTCGCCACCTCCACAGCACACCCTAAAGACCACACCAGCTCTTCTAGATACAGTAGATACCCCTGGAGCTCCGCTTGTGGCTCCTGAAAGTACCCTCCAGTCAGCCCTGCTGCTCCCCGTGAACACCCCCCTGACAGCGCCAGTGATTCCTCAGATTTTCAGCCAATCACCTCCCACCACATCTCAAAATCCCACCCACAGCCCCAGCCCATCACCGCCAGCTGTTACCAAACAGGATTCCTCCAGATTGCCTCACAGAACTCTCCAAAATGTCACTCAGAGTCTTTCTGACGAGCGAACGGATCCCTTTAAATCACCTCCAACCTTACCGCACGatattacccacaatgcatcGGAATTACTTTCTGCCCAGCATCCTGCCAGAGCTCCTCCCACTCCTCCAGTAAGCCCCTCCCACCCTGACCCGTTCCCGCTGACCGCGGTGACCTTCACCTCCAGCGTCTCCTCCCACCTCTACTCCCCTGGCGCGTCCTCTTCCGCCTCCTTCCCCTGCTCCCTTGACTCTCTGGATCCCCCCATTGGTTTGCTTCCCATGATGTCATCAGCCACCCCTCAACTGACCACACCCCCTCCCAATTTGAGCCCTCCCCCTCCGGCGTTAACCCCACCCCCTGCACAGCTGCTGGGCTCTGACGATGAAGAGCAGGAAGACCCGTCAGATTACTGCAAAG GTGGTTACTACCCAGTGATGATCGGTGATCTGTTTAACGGGAGGTACCATGTGGTCCGAAAACTGGGCTGGGGACATTTTTCTACAGTCTGGCTCTGCTGGGACCTGCA gaAGAAGCGTTTTGTGGCGTTGAAGGTGGTGAAAAGCGCTCCGCATTACACCGAGACGGCTCTGGATGAGATCAAGCTGCTCAGATGT GTGAGAGACAGTGACCCCTCTGACCCCTATAGAGAAACCATCGTCCAGCTGATCGACGACTTCAAGATCTCTGGAGTCAACGGAGTCC ATGTCTGCATGGTTCTGGAAGTTTTGGGTCATCAGCTGTTAAAGTGGATCATTAAGTCAAACTACATGGGACTTCCCCTGATCTGTGTCAAGACCATCATCAGACAG GTGCTGCAGGGTCTGGACTACCTCCACACTAAGTGTAAGATCATCCACACTGACATCAAACCAGAGAACATCTTATTGGACGTCGATGAGGTTTACATCAGGAGACTGGCGGCTGAGGCAACCATCTGGCAGAAAGCTGGAGCCCCGCCCCCTTCCGGGTCATCAG ttAGCATGGCTCCCAGGGATCTACAG gtCGGTAAGCTGTctaagaacaagaagaagaagctgaagAGGAAAGCGAAGCGTCAACAGAGACTGTTGGAGGAGAGACTGGAGGATATACAGGTACTGCAGTACAACTGTAGTACTGATAGAAAG aggatggaggaggaagactgtGTGTTGTTACAACCTGACGACACAGACAGTAACT GTTCTCTGGTCGTCAATGGCAACAACAATTTCTGCTCCACAGCCAACAGCAAAGCCAGCCCAGAGTCCACCTGCTCCTGGTTGGAGGACAGGTGTAACGGCCACGCCCCCGGGCGGTTCTCCAGCCCCGCCTCTGGCCTATCGGGGTTCTCCAGCTCTGTGATATCAGCGACGTCTGAGTCAGCACTTTCTATTCAGTCAGGATGCTCTAGCGGGCGAGACg tgttcagCGCTTCAGACTTCGTCCTCAGTCCGCTGGATCCTCAGAACGCCCACAAGCTGAGAGTGAAGATCGCGGATCTGGGAAATGCATGCTGGGTG CACAAACACTTCACAGAGGACATCCAGACCAGACAGTACCGAGCTCTGGAGGTTCTGATTGGAGCAGAGTATGGACCGCCTGCTGACATCTGGAGCACCGCCTGCATG GCGTTTGAGTTGGCGACGGGAGATTACCTGTTTGAACCTCATTCAGGAGAAGATTACACCAGAGACGAAG atcaCATCGCTCACATCATCGAGCTGCTCGGCCCGATTCCTCTGCCCTTCGCTTTGTCTGGCAGGTACTCCAGAGAGTACTTCAACAGGAAAG GTGAGCTGCGTCACATCTCCAGCCTGAAGCCGTGGGCTCTGTTCGAGGTTCTGCTGGAGAAGTACGAGTGGCCGCTCGATCAGGCGGCTCAGTTCAGCGACTTCCTGCTGACCATGTTGGATCTGCAGCCTGACCGCAGAGCGACAGCAGCGCAGTGTCTGCAGCATGCGTGGCtgctcacataa
- the srpk3 gene encoding SRSF protein kinase 3 isoform X5, with amino-acid sequence MLIAAIGAANGNTAATGKKHRRRGKKHRRVRTDENRPDDLCDLQTLNANSSLPPTLSQSCPQTTRLPSRNTLETTTSPGNTQTYTEDVQESTPAPLQNAPLTTSLPTESTLFPPQSVPRPPSPPPQHTLKTTPALLDTVDTPGAPLVAPESTLQSALLLPVNTPLTAPVIPQIFSQSPPTTSQNPTHSPSPSPPAVTKQDSSRLPHRTLQNVTQSLSDERTDPFKSPPTLPHDITHNASELLSAQHPARAPPTPPVSPSHPDPFPLTAVTFTSSVSSHLYSPGASSSASFPCSLDSLDPPIGLLPMMSSATPQLTTPPPNLSPPPPALTPPPAQLLGSDDEEQEDPSDYCKGGYYPVMIGDLFNGRYHVVRKLGWGHFSTVWLCWDLQKKRFVALKVVKSAPHYTETALDEIKLLRCVRDSDPSDPYRETIVQLIDDFKISGVNGVHVCMVLEVLGHQLLKWIIKSNYMGLPLICVKTIIRQVLQGLDYLHTKCKIIHTDIKPENILLDVDEVYIRRLAAEATIWQKAGAPPPSGSSVSMAPRDLQVGKLSKNKKKKLKRKAKRQQRLLEERLEDIQVLQYNCSTDRKRMEEEDCVLLQPDDTDSNCSLVVNGNNNFCSTANSKASPESTCSWLEDRCNGHAPGRFSSPASGLSGFSSSVISATSESALSIQSGCSSGRDVFSASDFVLSPLDPQNAHKLRVKIADLGNACWVHKHFTEDIQTRQYRALEVLIGAEYGPPADIWSTACMAFELATGDYLFEPHSGEDYTRDEDHIAHIIELLGPIPLPFALSGRYSREYFNRKE; translated from the exons ATGCTGATAG CAGCTATTGGTGCAGCAAACGGAAACACGGCCGCCACTGGTAAGAAACACCGGCGGCGAGGCAAGAAACACAGGAGAGTCCGAACAGACGAGAACCG GCCTGATGATCTCTGTGACCTTCAGACTCTAAATGCCAACAGCAGCCTCCCCCCGACATTGTCGCAGAGTTGCCCCCAAACGACCAGGCTGCCCTCCCGAAATACTCTAGAAACCACCACATCGCCAGGAAATACGCAAACGTATACCGAAGATGTCCAAGAATCCACCCCAGCACCCCTACAAAACGCCCCACTCACCACTTCGTTGCCCACAGAAAGCACCCTGTTTCCCCCCCAGAGTGTCCCCCGGCCCCCCTCGCCACCTCCACAGCACACCCTAAAGACCACACCAGCTCTTCTAGATACAGTAGATACCCCTGGAGCTCCGCTTGTGGCTCCTGAAAGTACCCTCCAGTCAGCCCTGCTGCTCCCCGTGAACACCCCCCTGACAGCGCCAGTGATTCCTCAGATTTTCAGCCAATCACCTCCCACCACATCTCAAAATCCCACCCACAGCCCCAGCCCATCACCGCCAGCTGTTACCAAACAGGATTCCTCCAGATTGCCTCACAGAACTCTCCAAAATGTCACTCAGAGTCTTTCTGACGAGCGAACGGATCCCTTTAAATCACCTCCAACCTTACCGCACGatattacccacaatgcatcGGAATTACTTTCTGCCCAGCATCCTGCCAGAGCTCCTCCCACTCCTCCAGTAAGCCCCTCCCACCCTGACCCGTTCCCGCTGACCGCGGTGACCTTCACCTCCAGCGTCTCCTCCCACCTCTACTCCCCTGGCGCGTCCTCTTCCGCCTCCTTCCCCTGCTCCCTTGACTCTCTGGATCCCCCCATTGGTTTGCTTCCCATGATGTCATCAGCCACCCCTCAACTGACCACACCCCCTCCCAATTTGAGCCCTCCCCCTCCGGCGTTAACCCCACCCCCTGCACAGCTGCTGGGCTCTGACGATGAAGAGCAGGAAGACCCGTCAGATTACTGCAAAG GTGGTTACTACCCAGTGATGATCGGTGATCTGTTTAACGGGAGGTACCATGTGGTCCGAAAACTGGGCTGGGGACATTTTTCTACAGTCTGGCTCTGCTGGGACCTGCA gaAGAAGCGTTTTGTGGCGTTGAAGGTGGTGAAAAGCGCTCCGCATTACACCGAGACGGCTCTGGATGAGATCAAGCTGCTCAGATGT GTGAGAGACAGTGACCCCTCTGACCCCTATAGAGAAACCATCGTCCAGCTGATCGACGACTTCAAGATCTCTGGAGTCAACGGAGTCC ATGTCTGCATGGTTCTGGAAGTTTTGGGTCATCAGCTGTTAAAGTGGATCATTAAGTCAAACTACATGGGACTTCCCCTGATCTGTGTCAAGACCATCATCAGACAG GTGCTGCAGGGTCTGGACTACCTCCACACTAAGTGTAAGATCATCCACACTGACATCAAACCAGAGAACATCTTATTGGACGTCGATGAGGTTTACATCAGGAGACTGGCGGCTGAGGCAACCATCTGGCAGAAAGCTGGAGCCCCGCCCCCTTCCGGGTCATCAG ttAGCATGGCTCCCAGGGATCTACAG gtCGGTAAGCTGTctaagaacaagaagaagaagctgaagAGGAAAGCGAAGCGTCAACAGAGACTGTTGGAGGAGAGACTGGAGGATATACAGGTACTGCAGTACAACTGTAGTACTGATAGAAAG aggatggaggaggaagactgtGTGTTGTTACAACCTGACGACACAGACAGTAACT GTTCTCTGGTCGTCAATGGCAACAACAATTTCTGCTCCACAGCCAACAGCAAAGCCAGCCCAGAGTCCACCTGCTCCTGGTTGGAGGACAGGTGTAACGGCCACGCCCCCGGGCGGTTCTCCAGCCCCGCCTCTGGCCTATCGGGGTTCTCCAGCTCTGTGATATCAGCGACGTCTGAGTCAGCACTTTCTATTCAGTCAGGATGCTCTAGCGGGCGAGACg tgttcagCGCTTCAGACTTCGTCCTCAGTCCGCTGGATCCTCAGAACGCCCACAAGCTGAGAGTGAAGATCGCGGATCTGGGAAATGCATGCTGGGTG CACAAACACTTCACAGAGGACATCCAGACCAGACAGTACCGAGCTCTGGAGGTTCTGATTGGAGCAGAGTATGGACCGCCTGCTGACATCTGGAGCACCGCCTGCATG GCGTTTGAGTTGGCGACGGGAGATTACCTGTTTGAACCTCATTCAGGAGAAGATTACACCAGAGACGAAG atcaCATCGCTCACATCATCGAGCTGCTCGGCCCGATTCCTCTGCCCTTCGCTTTGTCTGGCAGGTACTCCAGAGAGTACTTCAACAGGAAAG AATGA